TCGAGGACCATCTCGGCAAGGCCGGCGGGGATGTCCGGGGTGCCGTCGGGGATGCTCAGCAGCGGCTCGGTGACAAGGTCTGCGCCCTGGGCGCCCAACTTGTCCTGGAAGTAGCCGGGGGCCAGCAGATAGCTGGCAATGGCGACCCGCCCGCCGGGCGCCGCGGCACGCGCCTCGGCGACGGCGTCGGCGACCGTGGGCTCGGCGAAGGAGAGGAAGGACGCCGTCACCGGGGCTCCGAGGAAGTCGGCGAGCATCTCCGCGGTCTCGCGGACATCGGCCTGGGCCGAGGTGTCGGAGGACCCGGCGCCGCCGAGGACGATCTGGTCCCTCTGGGGGTCCGCTCCTGCCTCGGAGAGCCGCTGGGCGAGGGCCTTGACCAGCCGCTCGTCGGGACCCATCGCTCCGGCGATGGTCACCGGACGGGCGGTGTCCTCAACGGCCTCCCTCATGTCCACGTTGACGTGGAAGCCGGCCGAGAGCAGCAGCGGCACCAGCACCGCCGGGGTGCCCTCCGGCAGGGAGTCCAGGGTGGCGGCGATGTCGGGCTGCTGGACGTCCACATGGCCCAGCTTCACCTGGGTGACCTTCTCGGCGCCGCGGGCAGCCTGGGCGACCTGCTCGGCGAGCGCGGCCACGACGGCCTGGCCGTGGGCGGAGGAGGTGCCGTGGGAGATCGCGGCGAGCGCGGCGGCGGGCTCCGTCCATGGCCCTTCGGAGGCGTTGGCCTGCAGCGTGATGCCTTCGGCGGAGACGCTCATGCGTTGACCTCCACCTGTCCGTCTGTGATGCGGACATCGTAGGTGCTGATGGCGGCGGCCTCGGGGTCGGAGAGGCATTCGCCGGTCTCGAGGGCGTAGACCTGCTTGTGTATGGGCGAGGCGATGGTGGGCATGCCGCCCTTGGACCCGACGATGCCGCGGGCGATCACGTTGGCGCGGGCCACCGGGTCCCAGTGGTCGACGGCGAAGACCCGGTCGCCGGGCAGGCGGACCAGGGCGATCTGCTTGCTGCCCACCAGGGCCGCCTCGCCCCACATGGGGTCGAGGTCGTCCATGCGGCAGATCGTGTGCCACTGGGTCTTCGCGGGGCGCTTCTCCTCGGTTTCAGCCATTGGGATCATCGTAGCCAGCCCCCGTTTCAGATCAACAGGGCGGGCGTAAAAATCACCTCACAGAGATCCGGGCGAGGGTGTGAGGAGACTGTCACACCGGTCTCACACCTAGGTCACGGGGGTTTAATGGCGCGCTGAGACTCTGGACCCATGTCACCCGCCCACGGAAACAGCACCGATCGTCGCCGTCACGTTGCCGTGGTCGGCGGCGGCCCCGCCGCGCACCGGCTGGTGGAGGCCCTGACGGACCGCAACGAGGCCAGTCTGCGGATCAGTCTCTACACCGAGGAGGCCCTGCCCCCGTATGACCGGGTGGCGCTGTCCAAGCGGTTCGAGGACCGCGGCAATGATCTGCTGCTGGGTGAGGAGGACCTCTGGGAGAACCCGCAGGTCAGCCTGCACACCTCCACTCAGATCGTCGGACTGGACACCGCGTCGAAGACCATCACCGACGCCGAGGGCACCGTGCACGGATACGACGAGCTGGTGCTCGCCACCGGGTCCTCTGCGCCGCGGCCGCCGATCGACGGCAGCCAGCACATCGCGGTCTACCGCACGCTCGACGACGTCGACTGGCTGGTCGACGAGGTCCACCGCCTGGCCGAGGAGCTCGGCCGCACTCCGAAGTGCACGGTGATCGGAGGCGGGCTGCTGGGGCTGGAGGCCGCCGGCGGGCTGAAGGGCCACGGCGCCGAGGTGACGATCGTCCACTCCCGCGACTATCTGATGAACGCGCAGCTGGACGAAGGCGGCGGCCGGACCCTGAACCGGCTGCTGGCCAAGGAGGGCTACGCCCTGCGCATGGGCGAGCGGCCGGCGTCGCTGAGCGTCAATGAGGACACCTCCTCGGCGAAGCACACCCTGAGCTTCAAGACCGGCGACGACGTCCCGGCGGACCTGGTGGTCGCCGCGATCGGCATCACTGCCCGGGACGAACTGGGCCGGGAGGCCGGGCTGGGGCTGAGCTCCCGCGGCGGCATCACCATCGACGAGACCTGCTCGACCTCGGCCCAGCATGTGTGGGCGATCGGCGAGGTCGCCAACTTTGAGGGCATCTGCATGGGACTGGTGGCTCCGGCCAACGCGATGGCCGAGGTCGTCGCCGACCGGCTCTGCGGCGGCGAGGCCAGCTTCGAGGGCTTCGACACCGCCGCGAAGCTGAAGCTGGCGGGCATGGACGTGGCCAGCTTCGGCGACACTCTGGGCACCACACCGGGAGCCCTGGAGGTCACCTTCGCCGACGCGGTCGCCGGCCTCTACCAGAAGCTCGTCGTCACCGACGACGCCAAGACCCTGCTGGGCGGGGTCTTCGTCGGCGACGCCTCCCCCTACACCTCCCTGCGACCCCTGCTGGGCAGGGAGCTGCCCGCTGAGCCGGGCGCCTTCCTCTCCGTCTCCGGCGGCGGCGTGGACATGGACCTGCCCGACGACGCCGAGGTCTGCTCCTGCAAGGCAGTCGACGCCGGGCACCTCCGCTGCGCGGTCAAGGGCGAGACCACCGGTGAGCCCGTCACCGACATGGGCGGGATGAAGAAGTGCACCAAGGTCGGCACCCAGTGCGGCTCCTGCCTTCCGATGGCCAAGAAGGTCATGGAGAAGGAGATGCTCATGCAGGGCATGGAGGTCTCCAGGGCGATGTGCGAGCACTTCGCCCTGGCCCGCCACGACCTCTTCGAGAAGGTCCGGGGCGCGGGGCTGCGCAGCTTCACCGAGGTGGTGGAGCAGTTCGGCTCCCCGGCGGACAGCTCGGTGAACCTCGGCTGCGACATCTGCAAGCCTGCGGTCGCCTCCATGCTCGCCGCGCTGCACGACGAGTACATCCTCGACGACGGCCGCGGCGCGCTGCAGGACACCAACGACCGGGCCCTGGCCAACATGCAGAAGAACGGCACCTACTCGGTCATGCCCCGCATCCCCGCCGGGGAGATCACCCCCGACAAGCTGGGAGCGCTCGCCGAGGTCGCCAAGGAGTTCGGGCTGTACACCAAGATCTCCGCGGCACAGCGCATCGACCTCTTCGGCGCCCGGCTGGAGCAGCTGCCGAAGATCTGGATGCGGCTGGTCGACGCCGGCTTCGAGTCCGGGCAGGCCTACGGCAAGGCGCTTCGCAACGTGAAGTCCTGCGTGGGCACCACCTGGTGCCGCTACGGGGTGCAGGACTCTGTGGCCATGGGAATCCGCCTGGAGAACAGGTACAAGGGCATCCGCTCCCCGCACAAGATGAAGTTCGGCGTCTCCGGCTGCGCCCGCGAATGCGCCGAGGCCCGAGGCAAGGACGCCGGCGTGATCGCCACCCCGGACGGCTGGAACCTCTACGTGGGCGGCAACGGCGGGGCCACCCCCGTGCACGCCCAGCTGCTCGCCAAGGACCTGGACGATGAGACCCTGCTGAAGTACATGGACCGCTACATCATGTACTACATCCGCACCGCAGACCGGATGCAGCGCACCGCTCGCTGGATCGAGGAGCTGCCCGGGGGCGTGGACCACATCTACGACGTCGTCGTCCGCGACTCCCTGAGCATCGCCGAGGATCTCGAGGAGGCCATGCAGCGGCACGTGGACCGCTACGAGGACGAATGGGCCGCCACCCTCAACGACCCGGAGAAGCTGCGCCGCTTCCGCAGCTTCATCAACGCCCCCGACGCCCCCGACACCGACCTGAAGTACATCGTCGAGCGTGACCAGATCCGCCCGGCCACCGAGGATGAGAAGCAGGCCGCGGAGACCGGCACCGGGCCGGTGCTGCTGGGCCCCGAGATCCCCGTCAGGTCCGAGGAGACCGAAGCCTTCGCACAGGGCGAGGAGGGCATGGAGCCCGATGAGCAGCTTGAGCTCGTCGGCGCACCAGCGGACGGACGCCTGTGAACGAACAGCGCACTAGGGTGGGGACCGTGGAACCCACACCTTCCCCCCAGGAGATCCCCGAGGCGCCGACCACCGGATCTGCGGAGGGCTCGGCCGCCTCGTCGCTGCCGCAGACCCTCTCCGGGTTCCGGATCGGCGTGACCTCCGACCGCCGCTCGGAGGAGCTGATCAGCGCCTTCGAACGCCGCGGCGCCGAGGTGATGCACGCCCCGGCCCTGCGGATCGCCTCCCTGACCGAATCCATCACCCTGCAGCACGACACCAACAAGGTGATCGATGCGAAGCCCGACTACGCGGTCATCACCACCGCATACGGGATGCGCCGCTGGGCCGAGGCCGCCGAGGCCTACGGCGTCTGGCCGCAGCTCTCCGACGTCCTGGAGAGCGCCTCCATCCTCGTCCGCGGCCCCAAGGCACGCGGCGCTGTCCGGGCCGTGGGGCTCGACGACGACGGCGCGGCCGAGGACGAGCGCACCGAGACGATGCTCGACATGCTTCTGGAGAACGACATCTCCGGGAAGACCGTGGCGTTCCAGCTGCACGGCCTGCTCAACCATGACCAGATCTCCCGGGTGGAGCAGGCCGGGGCCCAGGTCGTCGCTGTGATGCCCTACACCTGGACCAAGCCGCCGGAGGACTCCGAGCTGCTGAAGATGATCGATGCTGTCATCGAGCGTCAGCTGGACCTGCTGACCTTCACCGCCGCCCCCGGGGTGGACGCGATGCTCGGCGTCGCCCAGCAGTACGGCAAGCGCGAGGCGCTCATCGAGGCCCTGCAGACTGACGTGATCGCCGCGGCCGTCGGCGGAGTCACCGCCCAGCCGCTCTATGAGGCCGGGGTCGACGCCGTCATCCCGTCCCGGTGGAGGCTCGGGGCGATGATCAAGAAGGTCATCGACCACTTGGAGACCCACCACACCCTGCGCTTGGACACCCAGCACGGGCCCATCGAGCTTCGCGGCGCCGAATTCCGGGCACCCGAGGTCACGGAGGACCCCGTGCGCCTGGCGCCGGGCCCGCTCAGCCTGCTGCGCGCCCTCATGGAGGTCAAGGGCGCCACCCTTTCCCGGGAGCACCTGCTCGAGCAGGTCCGCTACTGCGACTCCGAGCACGCCCTGGAGATGTGGGTCTCCCGGCTGCGCAAAGCTCTCCCGGAGTCAGACCTGGTGCAGACCGTGGTCAAGCGCGGCTACCGCATCAAGACGTAAGCGGGGCCTGCGCGCACGGCGTCCTGCATGGGGTGCTCTTCAGCATCAAGTTTCTGTGCAGGGGGTGTTGACTTCACAGTCGGCCTCTAGTGTCGACGTACTTGGCGTCGCTGACCCACCGAACACAACAACCACAGATGGTTTCACCTATGGCCCTGGGGTCGCTAATAGTCGCCTATGTCGGAACTGGCTGCTCCACCACTTCCTGTGACGAAGAGCGGGCCTTAGAGTTCGGTAGCGAGTTCATCGCTCAGCACGAGGCTACTGCGGAATCTGGATACGCTCCAGAGGAGATGTCACACCTACTGTCCGTTGAGCGGAGCCGGAAACAAGGGGGCTGGCCCTGTTCATGACCAGCCCCCTACATTTCGCCCCATTCAAAACGTCTGAGAACTACTGCTCCGAGTCTTCGTCCACCCAGTCGAAGCTGCGGGTGACGGCCTTGGACCAATTCCGCATGAGGCGCTGACGCTCGGTGTCCTCGATCTGCGGGGACCAGCGCGAGTCCTCGGACCAGTTGGCGGTGACGTCATCGATGGAGTCCCAGAAGCCCACGGCCAGACCGGCTGCGTAGGCAGCGCCGAGGGCGGTGGTCTCGATGACGGCCGGGCGGACCACGTCCACGCCGAGCACGTCGGCCTGGAACTGCATCAGCGTCTCGTTGACGACCATGCCGCCGTCGACCTTCAGCTCCTTGAGCGGATCGGCGGCGTCATGGGCCATGGAGTCCACCACTTCAGCGGACTGGTAGGCCACCGACTCCAGGGCCGCACGGCACAGGTGGTTCTGGTTCACATAGCGGGTCAGGCCCACGATCACGCCGCGGGCATTGGGCTTCCAGTGCGGGGCGAACAGCCCGGAGAACGCCGGCACGATGTAGGCGCCCCCGTTGTCCTCGACCTTCTTCGCCTTGGTCTCCACCTCAGGGGCTGAGGAGATCAGGCCCAGGCTGTCGCGCAGCCACTGCACCAGGGAGCCGGTGACGGCGATGGAGCCCTCCAGGGCGTAGACCGGTGTCTCCTCGCCCAGCCGGTAGGCCACGGTGGTCAGCAGCCCGTGATCGGAGCGGATGATCTCCTCACCGGTGTTCATCAGCATGAAGTTGCCGGTGCCGTAGGTGTTCTTGCCCTGGCCGGGGGTGAAGCAGGCCTGGCCGAAGGTGGCGGCCTGCTGGTCGCCGAGGATCCCGGTGATCGGGGTGTCGATCAGCAGGGACTCCTTGCGGCCGTACCCGTACACCTCGGAGGAGGAGCGGATCTGGGGCAGCATGCTCACCGGCACGCCGACCGCCTCGGCGAGCTCCTCGTTCCAGTCGAGGGTGTCGATGTTCATCATCAGGGTGCGGGAGGCGTTGGTCACGTCCGTGATGTGGATGCCGCCGGCGGTGCCGCCGGTGAGGTTCCAGATCAGCCACGAGTCCATCGTGCCGAAGAGCAGGTCCCCGGCCTCGGCGCGCTCCCGGACGCCCTCGACGTTGTCCAGCACCCAGCGGATCTTCGGGCCGGCGAAGTAGGTGGCCAGCGGCAGACCGGTCCGCTCCCGGAACTTCTCGGAGCCGTGGGACTCCTCGAGCTGGTCGCAGATGGCCTGGGTGCGGGTGTCCTGCCAGACGATGGCGTTGTAGACCGGCTCCCCGGTGCTCCTGTCCCAGACGAGGGTGGTCTCCCGCTGGTTGGTGATGCCGACGGCGGCGAGGCTGTGCCGGTTCACGTCGGCATCCGCCAGGGCCAGCCCGATGACCTCGCGGGTGTTCCGCCAGATCTCGTTGGCGTCATGCTCCACCCAGCCTGCCTTGGGGAAGATCTGCTGGTGCTCGCGCTGCCCCGAGGATACGATGCGGCCGGCGTGGTCGAAGACCACCGCACGGGTCGACGTCGTGCCCTGGTCGATGGCGAGCACGTACTGGTCCTCGGTGGGGCGCTTGGTGGTGGGGGCGTTCTCAGTCATTGCGGTGTCCTTTCAGAGTGTGGACAGTCAGGTCAGCGGGTGCGCCGGCGGCGCTCAGCCGGCGAGCAGGATGGGGGCTGTCAGTCCGGCGGCGGTGGCGCCCAGGATGGGCCCCACGATCGGCACCCAGGCGTAGGCCCAGTCGCTGCCGCCCTTGTTCCGGATGGGAAGCACCGCGTGAGCGATGCGCGGACCCAGGTCACGGGCCGGGTTGATGGCGTAGCCGGTGGGACCGCCCAGGGAAGCACCGATGCCGACGACCAGCAGGGCCACCTCGAGCGGGCCCAGCTCGGAGGGTGTGGCCCCGAAGAGCAGAATCACCAGCACCAGCACGAAGGTGGCGATGGCCTCCGTGGTGGTGTTCCAGCCGTAGCTGCGCACAGCAGGGTCAGTGGAGAAGGTCCCTTTGATCACTCCGGGATCGTCCGCGGCATCATAGTGCTTCTTGTACGCCAGCCACGCGGCCACCGCACCGAGGAAGGCGCCGATGACCTGGGCAGCGAAGTAGGCGAGCATATGCGGCACGTTCGCAGCGATCCCGTCGGCGAACTCGGCCTCCCCGGAGACGAAGATGCCGGTGGTCACCGCCGGGTTGATGTGCGCCCCGGAGCCCCAGGAGACGTACACGGCAGCGAAGACTGCCAGCCCCCAGCCGAAGTGGATCATGAGCGGGCCGCCGCCGTTTCCTTTGGCCCCGGGGAGCAGGGCGTTGGCGACGACGCCGCCGCCCAGCAGGGTCAGGGTCGCTGTGCCCATGATTTCGAACAGAAAGATGGTTTCCACCGGATGACTCCTTTGTCACGGTGCTCGATGTGAGCTGGTTCTTCGTTCCTCTTAATCGGTCATGTGGTGCGGAGGGTCTGCTGGACGGGGAGCGCCTCGGCCATCGCTTGAGCGGCCTCGACGTCGGTGGCGGACTGCTCGGCCGCCAGGTGGGCTTCCACGTAGCTGGTGTAGGCCCGCTTCTCGTAGGCGGCACGTTCATCGTCCCACCCGAGATCGTCCCTGACCATGGCAATCACGTGATCGGCTGCTTCGAGCCCGCGATCGGCAGTCTCGTGGAAGAGACGAGTGCGCCTCTCCAGCAGGTCCTCCAGGTGCACGGCCCCCTCATACCGGGCGGCGTACACGTACTCGGCGCCCAGGTAGCCGGCGGCTCCGGGCACCTCCTCGCCGAGCTCAGGCTGCTCATCGATGAGCGCCAGCAGCTCCCCGAGCAGGGAGCCGTAGCGGCCCAGCAGACGCTGAGCCGTCGTCGGCGAGAAGCTGTGCTGCGCGGCGATCTCCTCGGCACGGCCGGCCCACTCGCCGTAGCCCTGCCCGCCCAGCAGCGGCAGACGCTCGGTGAGGGAGGCGCGGTCGGCGAACTTCTCTGAGATCGCGAAGTCCACGGCGTCCTCGGCCATGGACCGGTAGGTGGTCAGCTTGCCGCCGGCCACCGCGGAGAGCCCCGGAGCCAGCCGCATCACGGTGTGCTCGCGGGAGACCTTGGAGCTGGCGGCCTCGCCGGCGTCCACCGGCTGCAGCAGCGGGCGCAGGCCGGCCCAGGTGCCGATCACGTCCTCGCGGACAAGATCAGTGGACAGCACGGCGTTGGCGTGCTCGAGGACATAGTCGATGTCCGCGGCGTTGGGGGCGGGGACATCGACCGGCTCATGCCATGCGGTATCTGTGGTGCCCACTGACCAGTAGTCGCCCATGGGGATGATGAACAGCACCGACTTCTCGGTCTGGGTGATGACCCCGACGTGCTCCTGCGCCGGGATGCGGTCCTTCGGCACGGTGATGTGGATGCCCTTGGAGGCCAGCACCTTCAGCGCGGGAGCGGAGCCGTCCTCGGCGTCGTCGTGGGCGAGCTTCTCCTGCTCGCCGGTCCAGACGCCGGCAGCCATAATGGTCTCGCGGGCGTAGACGGTGGTGGTGTCCCCGGTCTCCCGGTCGCGGATGACGACGCCGGTGACCTGCTCCTCGCCGTGGTGCGTCTCACGCACGTACTCGACCACCTCGGTGCGGACAGCAACGTGGGCGCCGAGGCTGGCGGCGGAGCGGGCCAGGGTCATCACCAGGCGGGCGTCGTCGACCTGGGCGTCGAAGTACTCCAGGGCGCCGACGAACTTCTCCTGGTCCAGCCCGGCGAAGCGCTGCTGCAGACCCTTGCGGCTCATGTGGCGGTGCAGGGGGGCGCGGCCCTGTCCGGTGAGCACGGACTTCAGGCCGTTGCCGCGGACGGAGGCCCCGAAGGACAGGCTGTCGTAGAGGGTGACCCCGGAGCCGATGAATGCGCGGTCGATCGCGCGCTTCTCGAAGGGGAAGACGAAGGGCAGGCCCTTGACCAGGTGGGGCGCGGTGCGGGTCATGAGCAGGTTCCGCTCCCGCAGAGCCTCAGCGACCAGCTTGAAGTCGAGCATCTGCAGGTAGCGCAGGCCGCCGTGGACCAGCTTGGATGAGCGCGATGATGTTCCCTGGGCGAGGTCCCGAGCCTCGACGAGGCCGGTGCTCAGCCCGCGGGTTGCGGCGTCGAAGGCCGCGGCGGCGCCGACCACACCGCCGCCGACCACCATGACGTCCAGCGGATGCTCCGGACTGGTGCCGGCGAATGCCTCAAGCGCGTCGGCGCGGGAGGAGGGGTTCATCGGCAGAGGCTTCATGGCTCATCCTGTAGAGGTCGGCGTTGACTGTGACCTCCATAACATCCGAACACCGGTCTTTTTCTCAATAGGTATGCACATACGTGCACCAGTGGTTCAGAATGGGTTTATGAAGACCTCATACCGGGAGAAGATCGAGTACACGGCTGCACAGATGTACTACGCCGAGAACCGGACGATGCAGCACATCGCCAACGAGCTCAGCGTCTCCCGGTCCACCGTCTCCCGCCTGCTGGCCGAGGCGCGCGAGCAGGGCATCGTGCGGATCAGCCTGCACCCGCCCACCGACCGGCCCAGCGCCCTGGAGCACCGGATCGCCGAGGACTACGGGGTGACCGCGCATGTGGCCCACACCCTCAGCCGCGAAGACGCCTCCGCACGGCAGGAGGCGGTCGCCGCGCTGGCCTCCGGGGTGATCGATTCGCTGGTGGAGCCGGACATGGTGATCGGTGCCGCCTGGGGCGCAACGATGACCTCCGTGGTGGGTCGGCTGCCCGCCAAAGAGGTGCCGGGGCTGCAGGTGGTCCAGCTCAACGGAGCGGTGAATTCCCAGCCGGCCGGGGCTGAGTCCGCCGGGACCGGCCTGGGAATGGGGGTCGTCGAACGCTTCGCGCAGGTGTACGGTGGCCGGCCGCACCTCTTCGCGGTTCCGGCGATCTTCGACTACGAGCAGACCAAGCAGATGCTCTGGCGGGAGCGCTCGACCTCACGCGTGCTCAACCTGCAGCGCCGTGCCTCACTCGCCGTGTTCGGCGTGGGTACGTTCGCCGCGGGCAGGCCGTCCCAGGTCTACGCGGAGGGGTACCTGAGCCGGGAGGACCTCAACCAGCTGACGGATGAGCAGGTGGTCGGCGACATCTGCACCGTCTTTCTGCGGGGGGACGGGTCGTGGCGGAACATCGAGCTGAACAGCCGCTGCTCCGGCATCCGCCCGGACGAGCTCTCCCGCATCCCCCGCCGGGTCTGCGTGGTCAACGGCCCGCACAAGATCCCGGCGCTCCGCGGAGCCCTCGCCGCCGGCCTGGTCACCGACCTCGTCCTCGACCAAGCCTCGGCGGACCTCCTCGCCCACGGTTAGGCGGGCTGCTTCTCCGACTCATCGAGAATCTTCTCGATGGTGCGATGGCAGGTGCCGCAGCCGGTTCCTGCCCGGGTCTGGGACGCGACGTCGTCGATGCTCTGACAGCAGAGGGCGGCCTCCTGAACCATTCCGACCGTGGTGCCGGCGCAGCGGCAGAGAACATCCTCAGGGCCCAGCTCGGCCTCCTTGGTGGCATGCTCAGCGGCCAGCAGCGCGGTGCGGTCCGCAGCCGGCAGGGTTCCGCGCGAAGCGTGCATGGACAGCTCCGCTGCCGTCCGCGGCATCCCGATGGAGACGAACCCGATCAGCTTCTCCCCCTCGACGACGATCCGCAGGTACTGGCCGCGTCGCGGGTCAGACCAGGTGGAGACCTCCGGGGAGCTCGGATCCCACGGGTCGACGTCTGTCTTCCCGGCGCAGGCCATGTTCAGCGTCTTCGACTTCATCAGGATGACGTCCAGCCCAGCGGGCTGCTGCGGCCGGGCGAACTCGATCGGCTCCCCTGCGGCGTCCAGGTCCACCTGTGGTGCCAGGCCGAGGTCCTGCCGCAGGCTCGCCGCGGCGGCCTCGGCCTGCAGCCAGCCCGGGGCGATCAGCCCGGATGAGCCTTTGCCGTCCACCGAGGAGCAGTCGCCCACGGCGAAGATGTCCGGGTCGCCCGTGCTGCGGGCGTCGTACCCCACCGTGACACCCCAGGAGCAGGGCAGCCCCGCATCCTTCGCCAGCTCGTCCCGGGCGGCCACGCCGATGCAGACCACCAGCAGCGCCGCCGGGATCCGCTCGTCCAGGGAGGTGCGGACCGCGGTGAGCTTCCCGTCGTCGGAGACCACCTCGCGCACGTCGGAGGCCGCCCGGACGTCCACGCCCACCCGGAGAAGCTCCCGGCGCAGGAGCATGCCGGCATCCAGGTCCACCTCACGGCTCATCGGGATGTTCCCGCGGTGCAGCAGCTTCACCTCGCGCCCCATCTCAGCCAGCGCCAGGGCCGCCTCCACGCCGAGCACGCCGCCGCCGAGCACGACGACGGGCTGCTGGGCCTGAACCTTCTCCCGAACGGCGAGCGCATCCTCCATGGTGCGCAGGGGCACCACCCCCTGGGGCATCTCGGCACCGGCACGTTCGGCGTCGAGCTTTCCGCCGCGCCGGGCCTCCACCGTGCAGCGGGGCACCCGGGGCTCAGCGCCGGCCGCGAGGACGAGCTTGTCGTAGGGCAGCCGCTCGCCGTCGGAGAGGGCCACGATCTTCGCGGACCTGTCGATGCGGGTGGCCTGGATGC
The sequence above is drawn from the Nesterenkonia populi genome and encodes:
- a CDS encoding sirohydrochlorin chelatase, with protein sequence MSVSAEGITLQANASEGPWTEPAAALAAISHGTSSAHGQAVVAALAEQVAQAARGAEKVTQVKLGHVDVQQPDIAATLDSLPEGTPAVLVPLLLSAGFHVNVDMREAVEDTARPVTIAGAMGPDERLVKALAQRLSEAGADPQRDQIVLGGAGSSDTSAQADVRETAEMLADFLGAPVTASFLSFAEPTVADAVAEARAAAPGGRVAIASYLLAPGYFQDKLGAQGADLVTEPLLSIPDGTPDIPAGLAEMVLDRFAEALTSL
- the nirD gene encoding nitrite reductase small subunit NirD yields the protein MAETEEKRPAKTQWHTICRMDDLDPMWGEAALVGSKQIALVRLPGDRVFAVDHWDPVARANVIARGIVGSKGGMPTIASPIHKQVYALETGECLSDPEAAAISTYDVRITDGQVEVNA
- the nirB gene encoding nitrite reductase large subunit NirB, whose product is MSPAHGNSTDRRRHVAVVGGGPAAHRLVEALTDRNEASLRISLYTEEALPPYDRVALSKRFEDRGNDLLLGEEDLWENPQVSLHTSTQIVGLDTASKTITDAEGTVHGYDELVLATGSSAPRPPIDGSQHIAVYRTLDDVDWLVDEVHRLAEELGRTPKCTVIGGGLLGLEAAGGLKGHGAEVTIVHSRDYLMNAQLDEGGGRTLNRLLAKEGYALRMGERPASLSVNEDTSSAKHTLSFKTGDDVPADLVVAAIGITARDELGREAGLGLSSRGGITIDETCSTSAQHVWAIGEVANFEGICMGLVAPANAMAEVVADRLCGGEASFEGFDTAAKLKLAGMDVASFGDTLGTTPGALEVTFADAVAGLYQKLVVTDDAKTLLGGVFVGDASPYTSLRPLLGRELPAEPGAFLSVSGGGVDMDLPDDAEVCSCKAVDAGHLRCAVKGETTGEPVTDMGGMKKCTKVGTQCGSCLPMAKKVMEKEMLMQGMEVSRAMCEHFALARHDLFEKVRGAGLRSFTEVVEQFGSPADSSVNLGCDICKPAVASMLAALHDEYILDDGRGALQDTNDRALANMQKNGTYSVMPRIPAGEITPDKLGALAEVAKEFGLYTKISAAQRIDLFGARLEQLPKIWMRLVDAGFESGQAYGKALRNVKSCVGTTWCRYGVQDSVAMGIRLENRYKGIRSPHKMKFGVSGCARECAEARGKDAGVIATPDGWNLYVGGNGGATPVHAQLLAKDLDDETLLKYMDRYIMYYIRTADRMQRTARWIEELPGGVDHIYDVVVRDSLSIAEDLEEAMQRHVDRYEDEWAATLNDPEKLRRFRSFINAPDAPDTDLKYIVERDQIRPATEDEKQAAETGTGPVLLGPEIPVRSEETEAFAQGEEGMEPDEQLELVGAPADGRL
- a CDS encoding uroporphyrinogen-III synthase; the encoded protein is MEPTPSPQEIPEAPTTGSAEGSAASSLPQTLSGFRIGVTSDRRSEELISAFERRGAEVMHAPALRIASLTESITLQHDTNKVIDAKPDYAVITTAYGMRRWAEAAEAYGVWPQLSDVLESASILVRGPKARGAVRAVGLDDDGAAEDERTETMLDMLLENDISGKTVAFQLHGLLNHDQISRVEQAGAQVVAVMPYTWTKPPEDSELLKMIDAVIERQLDLLTFTAAPGVDAMLGVAQQYGKREALIEALQTDVIAAAVGGVTAQPLYEAGVDAVIPSRWRLGAMIKKVIDHLETHHTLRLDTQHGPIELRGAEFRAPEVTEDPVRLAPGPLSLLRALMEVKGATLSREHLLEQVRYCDSEHALEMWVSRLRKALPESDLVQTVVKRGYRIKT
- the glpK gene encoding glycerol kinase GlpK; translation: MTENAPTTKRPTEDQYVLAIDQGTTSTRAVVFDHAGRIVSSGQREHQQIFPKAGWVEHDANEIWRNTREVIGLALADADVNRHSLAAVGITNQRETTLVWDRSTGEPVYNAIVWQDTRTQAICDQLEESHGSEKFRERTGLPLATYFAGPKIRWVLDNVEGVRERAEAGDLLFGTMDSWLIWNLTGGTAGGIHITDVTNASRTLMMNIDTLDWNEELAEAVGVPVSMLPQIRSSSEVYGYGRKESLLIDTPITGILGDQQAATFGQACFTPGQGKNTYGTGNFMLMNTGEEIIRSDHGLLTTVAYRLGEETPVYALEGSIAVTGSLVQWLRDSLGLISSAPEVETKAKKVEDNGGAYIVPAFSGLFAPHWKPNARGVIVGLTRYVNQNHLCRAALESVAYQSAEVVDSMAHDAADPLKELKVDGGMVVNETLMQFQADVLGVDVVRPAVIETTALGAAYAAGLAVGFWDSIDDVTANWSEDSRWSPQIEDTERQRLMRNWSKAVTRSFDWVDEDSEQ
- a CDS encoding MIP/aquaporin family protein, whose protein sequence is METIFLFEIMGTATLTLLGGGVVANALLPGAKGNGGGPLMIHFGWGLAVFAAVYVSWGSGAHINPAVTTGIFVSGEAEFADGIAANVPHMLAYFAAQVIGAFLGAVAAWLAYKKHYDAADDPGVIKGTFSTDPAVRSYGWNTTTEAIATFVLVLVILLFGATPSELGPLEVALLVVGIGASLGGPTGYAINPARDLGPRIAHAVLPIRNKGGSDWAYAWVPIVGPILGATAAGLTAPILLAG
- a CDS encoding glycerol-3-phosphate dehydrogenase/oxidase, which codes for MKPLPMNPSSRADALEAFAGTSPEHPLDVMVVGGGVVGAAAAFDAATRGLSTGLVEARDLAQGTSSRSSKLVHGGLRYLQMLDFKLVAEALRERNLLMTRTAPHLVKGLPFVFPFEKRAIDRAFIGSGVTLYDSLSFGASVRGNGLKSVLTGQGRAPLHRHMSRKGLQQRFAGLDQEKFVGALEYFDAQVDDARLVMTLARSAASLGAHVAVRTEVVEYVRETHHGEEQVTGVVIRDRETGDTTTVYARETIMAAGVWTGEQEKLAHDDAEDGSAPALKVLASKGIHITVPKDRIPAQEHVGVITQTEKSVLFIIPMGDYWSVGTTDTAWHEPVDVPAPNAADIDYVLEHANAVLSTDLVREDVIGTWAGLRPLLQPVDAGEAASSKVSREHTVMRLAPGLSAVAGGKLTTYRSMAEDAVDFAISEKFADRASLTERLPLLGGQGYGEWAGRAEEIAAQHSFSPTTAQRLLGRYGSLLGELLALIDEQPELGEEVPGAAGYLGAEYVYAARYEGAVHLEDLLERRTRLFHETADRGLEAADHVIAMVRDDLGWDDERAAYEKRAYTSYVEAHLAAEQSATDVEAAQAMAEALPVQQTLRTT
- a CDS encoding sugar-binding transcriptional regulator codes for the protein MKTSYREKIEYTAAQMYYAENRTMQHIANELSVSRSTVSRLLAEAREQGIVRISLHPPTDRPSALEHRIAEDYGVTAHVAHTLSREDASARQEAVAALASGVIDSLVEPDMVIGAAWGATMTSVVGRLPAKEVPGLQVVQLNGAVNSQPAGAESAGTGLGMGVVERFAQVYGGRPHLFAVPAIFDYEQTKQMLWRERSTSRVLNLQRRASLAVFGVGTFAAGRPSQVYAEGYLSREDLNQLTDEQVVGDICTVFLRGDGSWRNIELNSRCSGIRPDELSRIPRRVCVVNGPHKIPALRGALAAGLVTDLVLDQASADLLAHG